The region CTTCAAACGTCGCGGCGGGTGTCGTCGTCTTGCTGCCGGAGGATGCCGACCGCTCGGCGCGCGAAATTCAGGCGGCACTGGAACGCGAGTTCAGCACCTCTGCCGCGGTGATCGTCTCGGACACCTTTGGCCGCCCGTGGCGCGAAGGCATCGTCAACATCGCCATCGGCATCGCCGGGATCGCGCCGCTCATCGATTATCGCGGCCAGCCGGATTCGCACGGGCGCGACTTGAAGGTCACGGTGATCGCCATTGCCGACGAGCTGGCTTCGGCCGCCGAGCTGGTGATGCGCAAGACCGCCGGCCTGCCGGTCGTCATCATTCGTGGCTTTGATTACACAGCGCGCGAAGCGTCGGCGCGCGAGCTGATTCGCCCGCCAGAGATGGACTTGTTTCGCTAGCCCGCCGGTTGACTGTGGCGAACCAACTCGGCTAATCTGGCCTCGACCCGGCGCAATTGACAACCGCATCAGCAATCCTACGAACAGCGCCGCCTGCACGACCGCATACGGCCTGACGACAAGGGGAAACTATGGCTACAGATAACTACACTCCGCGACCCGAGCACAAATTCACTTTCGGACTCTGGACGGTCGGCAACCGCGGGCGCGACCCGTTCGGCGATGCCGTGCGCGAATCGCTGTCGGCCACCGAGATCGTCAAGATGCTCGCTGAGGTCGGCGCTTACGGCGTCAACCTGCATGACAACGACCTCGTGCCCATTGATGCAACCCCACAGGAGCGCGACCGCATCGTCCGCGAGTTTAAGAATGCTTGCGAAGACGCCGGCTTGAAAGTGCCGATGGCGACCGTCAACCTGTTTTATGATCCAGTCTTTCGTGACGGTGCCTTCACGGCCAATGATCCGGACGTGCGCGCTTATGCCGTGGCCAAGACCATGCAGGCGATGGACATCGGCGCCGAGCTTGGCGCGAAAATCTTCGTCCTCTGGGGTGGGCGCGAAGGCGTCGAGACCGACGCCTGTCGCCGGCCCGATGATGCCATCAAACGGCTGCGCGAGGCATTGAATTATCTGTGCGAATATTCGAGCGCGCAGGGCTATGGCTATCGCTTCGCGCTCGAAGCCAAGCCGAACGAGCCGCGCGCCGACATCTACATGCCGACGACCGGCGCTTATCTGGCGTTCATCGAAACGCTCGACCACCCGGAAGTCGTCGGCGTCAATCCTGAAGTGGCGCACGAGCAGATGCCCGGCCTGAACATGATGCATGCGGTGGCGCAGGCATGGGAAGCGGGCAAGCTCTTTCACATCGATCTGAATGATCAGGTGCCGGGACGCTACGATCAAGATTTGCGCTTCGGCTCGGCGAACCCGAAGACGGCTTTCTGGCTGGTGAAGTTTTTAGAAGATGTCGGCTATGACGGCTCGCGCCACTTCGACGCGCACGCCTACCGCACCGAAGACTACGAGGGCGTCAAAGACTTCGCGCGCGGCTGCATGCGCACCTACCTGATCTTAAAAGACAAGGCGGCGCGCTGGAATCAGGACGCCGAGATCAAGGGGCTGCTCGCCGAGTTGAACGAGCTTGGCAATGGCGCGCCCGGTGTCGGCAAGTTTTCGAAAGCCGGCGCGCAGGCCTTGCACAGTTACAGCTTCGACCGCGCGGCGATGTCGTCGAAAGGCTTGAAGTACGAACGGCTCGACCAGTTGACGGTAGACATCCTGCTCGGCGTGCGTTGAGCGACGATCATTCAACCGCCAAGACGCCAAGGGCGCAAAGAGATTCTGCAATCCTCTTGGTGTTCTTGGCGTCTTGGCGGTTTATTTACGACTGAAGACGAGAAACTCTTCCTTGCCTGAAATCACCAATCAGCCTTGAGGAGAAGATTGATGACCGCCACATCTACGGCATCTTTGCCGCAAAGCTCTACGCCTTATCGCGCGATTTTTTGGGCCGGCCTGATCGCCGGCACACTGGACATTACCGCCGCCTGCATCACCAGCACACTACGCGGCGGCACGCCCTTGCGGCTCTTGCGCTACGTCGCCGGCGGGCTGCTCGGCCCCGAAGCGTTTCAGGGCGGATTAGGCACTGCCGCGCTCGGACTGGCGTTGCACTACTTGATCGCGACGACGTGGGCCACCGTTTACTACGCGGCGAGTCGCAAGCTTCCGGTGCTGGTCAGGCGACCGATTCTTTGCGGCTTGCTCTACGGCCTCGTCGTCTGGTGCGTGATGAATCTCGTCGTTCTGCCGCTCTCGGCACTGCCTAAGCCGACGTTCACGCTGAGCGGCGTCTTGATCGGCGCGAC is a window of Blastocatellia bacterium DNA encoding:
- the cofE gene encoding coenzyme F420-0:L-glutamate ligase — its product is MSFNPQSAIRNPQSAELRIIGVPGMPEVEAGDPLPALIVESVRAAGIEVVAGDVFVVAQKVVSKAEGRIVPLAGIEPSRRARDWAARYDKDPRMVEVVLKEAKRIVRMERGVLIAETHHGFICANAGVDASNVAAGVVVLLPEDADRSAREIQAALEREFSTSAAVIVSDTFGRPWREGIVNIAIGIAGIAPLIDYRGQPDSHGRDLKVTVIAIADELASAAELVMRKTAGLPVVIIRGFDYTAREASARELIRPPEMDLFR
- the xylA gene encoding xylose isomerase — its product is MATDNYTPRPEHKFTFGLWTVGNRGRDPFGDAVRESLSATEIVKMLAEVGAYGVNLHDNDLVPIDATPQERDRIVREFKNACEDAGLKVPMATVNLFYDPVFRDGAFTANDPDVRAYAVAKTMQAMDIGAELGAKIFVLWGGREGVETDACRRPDDAIKRLREALNYLCEYSSAQGYGYRFALEAKPNEPRADIYMPTTGAYLAFIETLDHPEVVGVNPEVAHEQMPGLNMMHAVAQAWEAGKLFHIDLNDQVPGRYDQDLRFGSANPKTAFWLVKFLEDVGYDGSRHFDAHAYRTEDYEGVKDFARGCMRTYLILKDKAARWNQDAEIKGLLAELNELGNGAPGVGKFSKAGAQALHSYSFDRAAMSSKGLKYERLDQLTVDILLGVR